The Nitrospira tepida genome includes a window with the following:
- a CDS encoding HepT-like ribonuclease domain-containing protein has product MAAGLRNRIVHEYDEIDPERVYEALPIAVRQIPLYLDRIQRFMEQLSKE; this is encoded by the coding sequence ATGGCCGCCGGACTCCGCAACCGCATCGTGCACGAATACGATGAGATCGATCCTGAGCGAGTGTACGAGGCGCTCCCTATCGCGGTTCGTCAGATTCCTCTGTATTTAGACCGCATTCAGCGATTCATGGAACAATTGTCGAAGGAATAA